A genomic stretch from Natronincola ferrireducens includes:
- a CDS encoding Na+/H+ antiporter NhaC family protein produces MEHMGILSLLPPILAIALSIITKNVIVSLFLGGLAGILVLVGGNPITGITTMVQDYLFVQLTDSYNAGVLVLLVFIGGFVTLIESSGGAVAFAKSVSKYINTRAKAQLSAWLGGIGIFFSDLGTPLIIGPIFEPITDKIRISREKLAWIIDSTASPVCVLVPFIGWGVYVMGLIQREYEVLNILESDWTAFVRAIPFQFYPILAILMVPLVAFTGIEFGPMAKAEKRTQETGETFWPGAKLLRQSDSRIEVHHNSKAVLVWLPILVLLVTLFGLLIPKGFPLQPVPGGVFRTALTTGYFLAALVLMGMMVYYKVKKVDEAFDTYIKGMQKMMTVAIILVLAWSLSSVIKGMGTANYIVEISQNTIPSWAIPSIIFIAGAIMSFSTGSSWGTFAILIPIAIPMAHSLGAPMYASIGAVLSGGLFGDHCSPISDTTILASTGAGCDHVDHVKTQVPYALINAAASLMAYAIAGLTGSVATLLFAIGLMVVILMVASKISGTKIPNLTLEEISKSKGV; encoded by the coding sequence ATGGAACACATGGGAATTTTATCATTATTACCACCCATACTGGCAATTGCATTATCTATCATTACAAAAAATGTTATAGTTTCGCTTTTTCTTGGGGGGTTAGCCGGTATCTTGGTATTAGTAGGTGGAAACCCTATTACAGGAATTACTACCATGGTACAAGACTACTTATTTGTTCAACTGACGGACAGCTATAATGCAGGCGTACTGGTTTTATTAGTGTTTATTGGAGGGTTTGTCACCTTGATTGAATCCTCAGGTGGAGCTGTGGCATTTGCTAAAAGTGTATCTAAGTACATTAACACAAGGGCAAAAGCTCAGTTATCAGCTTGGCTAGGGGGAATTGGTATATTCTTTTCAGATTTAGGAACACCTCTTATTATAGGACCTATATTTGAACCTATTACGGATAAAATTAGAATATCTAGAGAAAAGCTGGCTTGGATTATAGATTCTACAGCATCTCCTGTATGTGTATTGGTACCTTTCATAGGTTGGGGAGTATATGTTATGGGATTGATACAAAGAGAATATGAAGTTTTAAATATCCTTGAATCTGATTGGACTGCATTTGTTCGTGCCATACCCTTTCAGTTCTATCCAATACTAGCTATACTCATGGTACCCTTGGTGGCTTTTACGGGTATAGAATTTGGACCAATGGCAAAGGCAGAAAAAAGAACCCAGGAAACAGGGGAGACCTTCTGGCCAGGAGCAAAGCTTTTACGTCAATCAGATTCAAGGATAGAAGTCCATCATAATAGTAAAGCTGTCTTAGTTTGGCTACCTATATTGGTTCTATTGGTTACATTGTTTGGTCTTTTAATCCCTAAAGGATTTCCACTTCAACCGGTACCAGGAGGGGTATTTAGAACAGCACTGACTACTGGTTATTTTTTAGCAGCACTGGTTCTGATGGGGATGATGGTATATTACAAAGTCAAGAAAGTTGATGAGGCTTTTGATACTTATATTAAAGGCATGCAGAAAATGATGACAGTTGCTATTATATTAGTTCTAGCGTGGTCCTTAAGTTCCGTTATTAAAGGAATGGGTACTGCAAATTATATTGTAGAAATCTCACAAAACACCATACCTTCTTGGGCAATACCTAGTATAATATTTATTGCTGGAGCAATCATGTCCTTTTCTACTGGATCATCATGGGGAACCTTTGCAATATTAATCCCCATCGCCATACCAATGGCTCATTCCTTAGGAGCTCCTATGTATGCCAGTATTGGAGCTGTACTTTCCGGTGGATTGTTTGGAGATCATTGTTCTCCTATATCCGATACAACTATTTTAGCTTCAACCGGTGCAGGATGTGATCATGTTGACCACGTCAAAACACAAGTGCCCTATGCCCTAATAAATGCTGCTGCTAGTTTAATGGCCTACGCTATAGCTGGTTTAACCGGTAGTGTAGCTACTCTACTTTTTGCTATAGGACTTATGGTAGTTATTTTAATGGTTGCTTCCAAGATAAGTGGAACAAAAATACCCAACTTAACTTTAGAGGAAATATCAAAATCTAAAGGGGTATAA